The Pygocentrus nattereri isolate fPygNat1 chromosome 12, fPygNat1.pri, whole genome shotgun sequence genome includes the window ctccacacagagaggaccctggtcacccggccggggaatcgaacccaggccctccttgctgtgaggtgacagcgctactcaccacgccaccgtgccaccgtgccgcccatgtTTTCTAATTAGTTAGGTTAGATTAGGTCTCTTTAAAAAGCTAACAATCAGATGTTTGGTGTCCGGGTAGGAGAGTCACTCTATGTGTCACTGAAGCAGAACATCAGAAGTTCACAATAGAAATGGGAGTTTTTTATTTGCATCTATTAAAGTgcaaaaatagtgataaaagtACACTGAGTGTGGTCAGCGGGCCTAAAAAGTGGAACCACAGTGGAATCATACACATACTAGTCTCCAGCTCTTGGTTCAAATAAAAGTTGCTGGGAGAAATACAAATTGGtttctgtattgtttttataatgGCATATCTATGCACTCAAAAAATATGTTTGGAAAGTCCCCTGAACTGTGATATTAGACTATAATTTAGGACAATGGCACCCAAAATGCTTCCAAAAAGATAATTTCATATTGTGTACACAATGCTATATAATGGTCCATATTAAATAATAGACTATTATAGCTAATCCACCATTATTTCTTATCACAAAGGCCTATTCTTCTTAAAATGAATCTGCTGCTTTTAAAATCACCTGCAGTCAAATTCACATTGGCTGGGGGAGCTGTCGATCATAAATGATTAGCCAATCAATTGACCAGCTGTGAGGGTGAAGGGAGCCGGCATGGTAGGCAGGCTCAGTGTGTCTCCAGTGCCCAAATTTAACATGATGTAACATGCAAATGAGTTAGCTTCACAGAAATGTCTACATACAAGTGAAAATGAGCTGCATTCCTACAGGCTGTGTAAGAAAGTCCACTGAGGTCTTCTCTACTTTTGGTATTTAAAGCTCATGTAAGTCCTTTTATTAAGATAAACTTGtcttatgaaaaaaatgaacatcaaCACGATGACAGCTGGATCATAAAGTCGTGTCCAGGAGTTGGAATCTGAGTTGTAACACATGTTTGAATGAGAACGGATCAAAGTGGAGTCAAACCAGAGTGTCGGTTCTGGTCCAGTTCTGGTAATCCATGGACAGAGCTATGCAAATTATAAGGCTAGAAGGTTTGGCTTGTAAATAAACCTGCGTCAGTCTGAACAGTTTACGGGACCTCATGCAAAGAGCTTCCCAGTTCGTGTTTACTGGAACTTTCACTGTACAATGACTAATGAAAAGAAAGACTGTGATGGCATCTCTCCAGGTCCACATTCATCAGAGGCTGGGCGTAtcaagagagagataaataggCATAGAACATTGTGCATGAACATAACGTGAGGAGAAGAGCAACAGAAGCACAtcacagaggagaaaaacagacatttacttTTCTACCGTGGGGTTTGGAAGAAATACAGAGGTTCTCAGAAATGGATCAGAAGTGGATTTCAAtcatcttgcttttctcaggtCAGTGGGCACTTTGCCTCTACTAGAACATTACTAACAtgagaaaatgaatgtgtttgctGGGTGTATGGAAAGCTTTAGCCACTCACATACAAGGTTTGaattaaaacaatacaattcTAAGGAATCCATATTCAGAAAACTTTTAATTACACTTTTTTTGGATGGCGGTATTTCAGAATACAATTACTTTATGCATTTTTAAGAATACCTATTTACTAAATATACTTTTTTACTAAATTTACTAGGTATACCATATTTATAAGAAACAACATCAATTCATGTTTATTAATAAGACATATATAGATCTAACTTTCTATCTAAATTAATTACTGaatgttttggtgttttggtTACATTACAATTACAAAGAATTTACATGAGACAGTCATACAGGCCATATGTTATATTAAGGAGACTCTAGGCTTCTCTTGTGCCAATATTGGACATAGAATTCCAATGGAATTTTCACACGTTCCGAATTTCTTGAATTTTTTTGTTGCTTATtgttgttgtcggaagaaaaccttgtatctccatttttggcattttttgacataatttgaaagtgtctgttactctttacactttttgtaaatgttatgatgaatggcctaaaagaaattacccaaaatgacatgggaaaaattctggttccattgacttacattgaaagtaaagtatgtttcttccttctcctgtaaagttaccattttggagatatgaggtttacttccaacagcagcaatatgttgcTTATGTTGCTTAGACAGTTCTTGATAAAAGTCTCACTTCACATGCCTTTTCAGAACTTGatagtctggagtgtctgtgagcttAATATGTAAGAATTCTGATTCATTCGATGGTTTATTCAATTGTGTATTatttggtaaaaataaataattagtagGTCCTCTTGGGTTCATGATGAGTGCTAAAATTCAGATACACAGCAAGacacaaactttaaaaaacaatggCTTCCTTatgctatttattatttttttgttctaaTAATTTGTAAATCAACCACTCCATCCAGCATCTGTCATTACGCTTGGTGACATAAGGCTTGCCTACTGTTGATTGGCCATGGAAAACCATGCCATGAAACTCCCAGCACatagtttttgtgctgatgttgatgccagaggaggtttgagaCTCTGCAGTTACTGATCAGCAGAGCGTTGGTGGCTTTTATGCAGTATCCTCCTCAGAACTCTGCGACCTGCTCTGAACTTTACGTGGTCTAGCAcctcgtggctgagttgctgaggttcctttctcttttcaataataccactcacagttgatcacAGAaaatctaggagggaagaaatgtGTTGCAATGTTGGCATCTTATAACAGTACCAtgctcaaattcagtgagctctttagacaAACCCAATCTTTCACAAAGGTGTGTAAAGGCaggctgcatggctaggtgcttgatttttcACACCGGTGGCAAAggaactgaatgaaacacctgaatccaATGATTGATGATGTGTCCAAATACATTTGACTATATAGTGTAACAGCAGTGAGTGGAGTTTGGGTGATTTTGAAGCTGGACTGCTGGCTGATGTTTGGTCACAGCTGGGTGAAATGATATGTTTGTGAGGACAGGCTCTGCAGAATGTTGTGACGCCCATGTGTTGCCATGTTAAGGCCAAGTCAGAGTGGTAATATCAGGATTTTGGTGGGTTTTTTGAGCCAAACTATTCACTGATGATTACATCACAGCTTGATGGCATGTTGGATGATGGAGAGCTGGGTTTGCCGAGTGTTCTGATATACAAAGCATGTCTCTATCTTAAATCGTATAGCTGTATCTGAAGTTGTGAAGACTACAGTGCAGCTTTGCACACTGACAGAAGAATTCCATGAAGAAAGCTGCCAACCAGTAACAGCAACAAACgctgtaaatgaaatgaaattgcCAACGGCAGAATTTTCCCTTGTGCTCGATCAACTGGTAATCTGGCTGGGCTCTAAACATATTCTAAATATGATACTTTCAATGCAATGTTCTGCAAAACTCTGCAAGATACCACAGAGCATTCAGTGTTTAGCCATCACTACAGCGTTCTGCTGAACACTGCccatatgtgtgtctgtctactcttgtgtgtttgtgctatTGTGTGTTATAGGTGTGAATTTTGCACCTTTCTGCTGCAAAATTAGACCAAATACAACATATTAGCTTTTGTTTTGTACAGCTGTCTGTGGCGTATCTGCATACGTTCATCGTCAGTATGTCTTTGTGAATGAGAGTAAAACCtggactgaagctcagagctaCTGCAGACAGACCTACACTGATCTGGCCACCATCAGTAACATGGAGGAGATGAAGACGCTCAATTCTACTCTAAACAAACTGAAAGATGCACCCAACAGCTCTGTTTGGATCGGCCTAGACAGAGGAGTTGCTGGGAAATGGCTGTGGTCTCTTGCAGATGGAAATGTCTACAGAGATGGAGACACATACAGAAACTGGAGGAGTGGAGAACCTAACAATAGGGGGAACATGGGCGAGTACTGTGTTGGGATGTTTAAAGATGGTGGAGACTGGTTTGATGAGCAGTGTAAAGTATTAAACTCTTTTGTGTGCTACAACGGtaagaacaaacaaacatatgCTACTTAAAGACATTACTTCATGAAACAGATCtagaaaatactgaaaactgATTATTATTGTGCAGATTTTTCTAGTGTACTATTGTGGTTTATGGGGACAATATGTTATTAAAATAACTGACATtcataatgtaattacatttttcagaaaagaaGACGAGCACTGAAAGATACGTGTTCATTAATGAGAAAAAGAACTGGCACGATGCTCAGAGCTACTGCAGAGAACGTCACACAGACCTGGTCAGTGTGAGGAACCAGACGGAGAACCAGCTGATTCTTAATTCGTTCAAAATGAATACAAATTTTGATCGCGTTTGGATCGGCCTGTTCAACGACTCCTGGCAGTGGTCAGATCAGAGTGACTCCTCATTCAGATACTGGATGTCTGGTCCAGAGAATTATGGTCAAGGTGAAAAGTGTGCTGCAGTGTCGCT containing:
- the LOC108413071 gene encoding macrophage mannose receptor 1-like, coding for MDQKWISIILLFSAVCGVSAYVHRQYVFVNESKTWTEAQSYCRQTYTDLATISNMEEMKTLNSTLNKLKDAPNSSVWIGLDRGVAGKWLWSLADGNVYRDGDTYRNWRSGEPNNRGNMGEYCVGMFKDGGDWFDEQCKVLNSFVCYNEKKTSTERYVFINEKKNWHDAQSYCRERHTDLVSVRNQTENQLILNSFKMNTNFDRVWIGLFNDSWQWSDQSDSSFRYWMSGPENYGQGEKCAAVSLTEKGQWKNKPCNNQLRFICHKNKLILIKENLTWREALRYCRDNHVDLVSVHSEEIQLWVNVVAQNASTELVWLGLRHTCTQGFWYWVSGFSICYQNWAPGNGTGGEDCSFVERTGAVQARGGQQWVSLPESQKLNFICLTYED